In Phacochoerus africanus isolate WHEZ1 chromosome 1, ROS_Pafr_v1, whole genome shotgun sequence, the following are encoded in one genomic region:
- the SETD9 gene encoding SET domain-containing protein 9 gives MPGRLLRDLQQRWRRYKYRFVPWIALNLSHNPRTLRYVPDESRDKIISDEDVLGMLLKVFQALFINDLDKQSDILTVLPEPVKSKYQELLSVQHLRVKHLEYRHQQRTTLKPEEILYKTLGFSVARAPSSLISAGKGVFVTKGLVPKDAVVSMYPGTVYQKYEPVFFQSIGNPFIFRCLDGVLIDGNDKGISKVVYRSCNGRDRLGPLKMSDSTWLTSEIHNPLAVGQYVNNCSNDKAANVCYQEFDVPAVFPIELKQYLPNIAYSYDKQSPLRCVVLVALRDIKQGEELFSNYYTIVS, from the exons ATGCCGGGCCGCCTGTTGCGGGACCTCCAGCAGCGATGGCGCCGTTATAAGTATCGATTCGTACCCTGGATTGCGCTGAACTTAAGCCACAACCCGAG GACCCTCCGATATGTTCCAGATGAATCCAGAGACAAAATTATCTCAGATGAAGATGTCCTGGGAATGTTACTGAAAGTTTTCCAGGCACTCTTTATAAATGATCTCGATAAACAATCAGATATCTTGACTGTGCTTCCAGAACCTGTCAAATCAAAATATCAAGAGCTACTGTCAGTTCAGCATCTAAGGGTGAAACACCTTGAATACAGACATCAACAGCGAACTACCCTTAAACCAGAAGAAATTCTTTATAAGACATTGGGTTTCAGTGTTGCCCGAGCACCTAGCTCATTAATTTCTGCTGGAAAAGGTGTATTCGTTACAAAAGGATTGGTACCAAAAGATGCGGTTGTATCTATGTATCCTG GTACAGTATATCAGAAATATGAGCCAGTCTTTTTCCAGTCCATTggaaatccatttatttttagatGCCTGGATGGGGTACTCATTGATGGAAATGACAAAGGAATATCAAAAGTTGTGTATAG ATCTTGCAATGGGAGGGATCGACTTGGCCCTTTAAAAATGAGTGATAGTACATGGCTAACATCAGAAATTCATAATCCACTGGCTGTAGGACAGTATGTCAACAATTGTTCAAATG ACAAGGCAGCTAATGTCTGTTATCAGGAATTTGATGTGCCTGCAGTTTTCCCTATAGAACTGAAGCAGTATCTTCCAAATATTGCCTACAGCTATGACAAACAAAG tccACTCCGATGTGTTGTTCTTGTTGCACTCAGGGACATCAAACAAGGAGAAGagcttttttcaaattattatacaATTGTCAGCTGA